One window of Elaeis guineensis isolate ETL-2024a chromosome 11, EG11, whole genome shotgun sequence genomic DNA carries:
- the LOC105053903 gene encoding E3 ubiquitin-protein ligase ATL4-like, whose protein sequence is MASPPPPPPPLPQFPTPSGDSSHRGPSSSSTYKPSLFIIAAILALVIIASAALRLLRRFLSRSSSSTSSSAPPLIHHSRSASAASSVLSDKEKVALIDSLPLFSLASSVVVLPKSSPDCAVCLSPFQPHDELRLLPACRHAFHSSCIDTWLRSTSSCPLCRSSITIPAPPLPPLHPATDAADNPPRSSSFHIEIGSVSRRRTSAELDPAEAGTSLPNPPPPPPPPPPHLRSYSLGSSFEYVVDEEVEAVVARIRRAKEHKAEPAGPPPPGEAVAEAAGGGSRNWLKEYVDRLTSSASSSFSSLRFSGRWSHRYDDGGGGGGGGGGRDSWDLEGNYREEEEGELSGYYTFYRWLVGA, encoded by the coding sequence ATGGCCtctcctcctccgccgccgccgcccctcCCGCAGTTCCCAACGCCGTCGGGGGATTCCAGCCACCGCGGCCCCTCCTCATCGTCCACGTACAAACCCAGCCTCTTCATCATCGCCGCCATTCTCGCCTTGGTCATCATTGCCTCCGCCGCCCTCCGCCTCCTCCGTCGCTTCCTCTcccgctcctcctcctccacctcctcctcggCCCCGCCGCTCATCCACCATAGCCGCTCCGCCTCCGCCGCCTCGTCGGTGCTCTCCGACAAGGAGAAGGTGGCTCTGATCGACTCCCTCCCGCTCTTCTCTCTCGCCTCCTCGGTTGTCGTTCTCCCCAAGTCGTCGCCGGACTGCGCCGTCTGCCTCTCCCCCTTCCAACCCCACGACGAGCTCCGCCTCCTCCCCGCCTGCCGCCACGCCTTCCACTCCTCGTGCATCGATACCTGGCTCCGATCCACCTCTTCCTGCCCTCTGTGCCGTTCCTCCATCACCATCCCGGCCCCTCCCCTCCCGCCGCTGCACCCGGCGACGGACGCCGCGGACAACCCTCCCAGATCCAGCAGCTTCCACATCGAGATCGGCAGCGTCAGCCGCCGGAGGACGTCCGCAGAGTTAGACCCTGCCGAAGCTGGCACCTCCCTCCCCAATCCACCTccgcctccgccgccgccgccgccgcaccTTCGATCCTACTCGCTGGGATCGTCGTTCGAGTACGTGGTCGACGAGGAGGTGGAGGCGGTGGTGGCCCGGATCCGGAGGGCCAAGGAGCACAAGGCGGAGCCGGCGGGGCCTCCGCCGCCCGGGGAGGCGGTTGCGGAGGCTGCCGGAGGAGGGTCAAGAAATTGGCTGAAGGAGTATGTGGACCGGCTGACCTCGTCGGCGTCGTCCTCCTTCTCCTCGCTCCGGTTCTCCGGGAGGTGGAGCCACCGCTACGacgacggcggcggcggcggcggcggtggcggaGGACGGGACTCGTGGGACTTGGAGGGAAACTatcgggaggaggaggagggagagtTGAGCGGTTACTACACCTTCTACCGATGGCTGGTTGGGGCATAG